A section of the Polyangium spumosum genome encodes:
- a CDS encoding roadblock/LC7 domain-containing protein yields the protein MFQSVLKEVVEGTEGGIASLLMDFEGIPVDSYSKPDAPFDINTIGAEFSVVIKSIQRAAQMLEAGDTAEIAIQAAKVTTVIRVLNERHFVAVSVRPDGNVGKARYMLRVKAPVLLKDM from the coding sequence ATGTTCCAGAGCGTCCTCAAGGAGGTCGTCGAAGGCACCGAGGGTGGCATCGCCAGCCTCCTCATGGATTTCGAGGGCATCCCGGTCGACAGCTACTCGAAGCCCGACGCCCCCTTCGACATCAACACGATCGGCGCGGAGTTCAGCGTCGTCATCAAGTCGATCCAGCGCGCGGCCCAGATGCTCGAGGCCGGCGACACCGCCGAGATCGCGATCCAGGCGGCGAAGGTCACGACGGTGATCCGCGTGCTGAACGAGCGGCACTTCGTCGCGGTCTCCGTGCGGCCGGACGGCAACGTCGGCAAAGCGAGGTACATGCTCCGCGTCAAGGCGCCCGTGCTGCTCAAGGACATGTGA
- a CDS encoding Fic family protein, producing the protein MAKNTKKKAAPRAKASRRAAPPRKTAAAKLKKKPRAQATKRAKPAAKKAVRKVASTTASRAKRVAVVKKRAAVKKAKAAAKPKKKAAVVRAKRAPVRKAQSPAKKRVKRAITKKKSKKVARKPVRAVERRAARVIPRKKKAAVTKVKRAARPAAKATKARAAKRVAKPARPKRPARPAAKARTVEKARKKAELREAREAREAREAKEAKEAKAAAKARAAREAEEAERLAAKEARRAKKDKAARKERKEKEAERAPAPKEKAKALPLKEKGKVGKEKPAEERAPAAKEKGGKAKKKGKEGKLLKADKPREGRLIAVREPAPRVVTLPLPLLPPQRRATIEERSEIIEKRLAAQTEEFQKNYTDRFDMSWIFHDSALEGVVYTFEELRTALSGYAPPVSDTNLQPTYDDIRRHKEAIEFVRDYGKKKLPVTIDVIKKIYLILHPEEGDIKTVKYRKDIPQHRLYFHEYAPPDKIAYKVRQIVDWLNDPETRKTRNGLRIAARAHYDLLRVYPFQSDSGKVARLFMNLLLIRSGLPPSIIHSTERQRYYEALKGSATTVLQMVQEAVENALSSVEKLLDEYETRKRAFVS; encoded by the coding sequence TTGGCCAAGAACACCAAGAAGAAGGCAGCTCCCCGAGCCAAGGCGAGTCGGCGCGCGGCCCCGCCGCGAAAAACCGCAGCGGCGAAGCTCAAAAAGAAGCCGCGCGCGCAGGCCACGAAGCGGGCGAAGCCAGCCGCCAAGAAGGCCGTCCGCAAGGTGGCCTCGACCACTGCCTCGCGCGCGAAACGCGTGGCCGTGGTGAAGAAACGCGCGGCCGTCAAGAAGGCCAAGGCCGCCGCGAAGCCGAAGAAAAAAGCGGCGGTCGTCCGCGCCAAACGCGCGCCGGTCCGAAAAGCGCAAAGCCCCGCGAAGAAGAGGGTCAAGCGCGCCATCACGAAGAAGAAGTCGAAGAAGGTCGCGCGTAAGCCCGTCCGCGCGGTCGAGCGCCGCGCGGCCCGCGTGATCCCGCGCAAGAAGAAGGCGGCGGTCACCAAGGTCAAGCGCGCCGCGCGCCCGGCCGCGAAGGCCACGAAGGCCCGCGCGGCCAAACGTGTCGCCAAGCCGGCACGTCCCAAGCGCCCCGCTCGCCCCGCCGCGAAGGCCCGCACGGTCGAGAAGGCCCGCAAGAAGGCCGAGCTGCGGGAGGCGCGGGAGGCCAGGGAGGCGCGGGAGGCCAAGGAGGCCAAGGAGGCCAAGGCCGCCGCCAAGGCTCGCGCCGCGCGCGAGGCGGAGGAGGCCGAGCGGCTCGCCGCCAAGGAGGCGCGCCGGGCGAAGAAGGACAAAGCGGCCCGCAAGGAGCGCAAGGAGAAGGAGGCCGAGAGGGCCCCGGCTCCGAAGGAGAAGGCCAAGGCCCTCCCGCTCAAGGAGAAGGGCAAAGTCGGCAAGGAGAAGCCGGCCGAGGAGCGGGCGCCCGCCGCCAAGGAAAAGGGCGGCAAGGCCAAGAAGAAGGGCAAGGAGGGCAAGCTCCTCAAGGCCGACAAGCCGCGTGAGGGTCGCCTCATCGCGGTGCGCGAGCCTGCCCCGCGTGTCGTGACCCTGCCGCTGCCGCTCCTGCCGCCGCAGCGCCGCGCGACCATCGAGGAGCGCTCCGAGATCATCGAGAAGCGCCTCGCTGCGCAGACCGAGGAGTTCCAGAAGAACTACACGGACCGCTTCGACATGTCGTGGATCTTCCACGACAGCGCGCTCGAGGGCGTCGTGTACACCTTCGAGGAGCTACGGACGGCGCTCTCCGGGTATGCCCCGCCGGTCTCGGACACGAACCTTCAGCCCACGTACGACGACATTCGCCGCCACAAGGAGGCGATCGAGTTCGTCCGCGATTACGGCAAGAAGAAGCTGCCCGTCACGATCGACGTGATCAAGAAGATCTACCTCATCCTCCATCCGGAAGAGGGAGACATCAAGACCGTCAAGTACCGGAAGGACATCCCGCAGCACCGGCTGTATTTCCACGAGTATGCGCCGCCGGACAAGATCGCCTACAAGGTGCGGCAAATCGTGGATTGGCTGAACGATCCCGAGACGCGCAAGACCCGCAATGGCCTGCGCATCGCGGCCCGCGCCCACTACGACCTGCTCCGCGTCTATCCCTTCCAGTCGGACAGCGGCAAGGTCGCGCGCCTGTTCATGAACCTCCTGCTCATCCGCTCGGGCCTGCCGCCGTCGATCATCCACTCGACCGAGCGGCAGCGGTACTACGAGGCCCTCAAGGGCTCGGCCACGACCGTGCTCCAGATGGTGCAGGAGGCGGTCGAGAACGCCCTCTCCAGCGTGGAGAAGCTCCTCGACGAGTACGAGACCCGAAAGCGCGCTTTCGTGAGCTGA
- the accB gene encoding acetyl-CoA carboxylase biotin carboxyl carrier protein, producing MRGNGIGMNIDLKQLRTLLRVLEKRNVTEFEFEDEHARIRLVRGTSGARVVAYEERAAPVAGVAPPVAGAAQPAAPTEPVDYVTSPFVGTFYRSPSPDAPAFVEVGSVVREGQTLCIVEAMKLMNEIESEQSGTIVEILVENGKPVEFGQKLFKLRRA from the coding sequence ATGCGCGGGAACGGGATCGGCATGAACATCGACCTCAAGCAGCTCCGGACGCTGCTTCGTGTCCTCGAGAAGCGCAACGTCACCGAGTTCGAGTTCGAGGACGAACACGCGCGCATCCGGCTCGTGCGCGGGACGAGCGGCGCGCGCGTCGTCGCCTACGAGGAGCGCGCCGCGCCGGTCGCTGGTGTCGCGCCGCCCGTCGCCGGTGCGGCTCAGCCGGCGGCGCCCACGGAGCCGGTCGACTACGTGACGTCGCCCTTCGTCGGCACCTTCTATCGCTCCCCTTCCCCGGACGCGCCGGCCTTCGTCGAGGTCGGGAGCGTGGTTCGAGAAGGACAGACGCTCTGCATCGTCGAGGCGATGAAGCTGATGAACGAGATCGAGTCCGAGCAGTCGGGCACGATCGTCGAGATCCTCGTCGAGAACGGCAAGCCGGTGGAGTTCGGGCAGAAGCTCTTCAAGCTCAGGCGCGCGTAG
- the aroQ gene encoding type II 3-dehydroquinate dehydratase, which translates to MSAGEARKRVLVVSGPNLDRLGKREPSIYGTTTLDDIHKAVEEVARSEGVDVAFLQSNHEGELVTAIGRAADEGFDGIVMNGAGLTHTSVVLHDAIRASGLPVVEVHITNTAAREPFRHHSITAGACLGTVAGFGPASYVLGLLGLVYHLQHRGR; encoded by the coding sequence GTGAGCGCCGGCGAAGCGCGCAAGCGGGTCCTCGTGGTCTCGGGGCCGAACCTCGACCGGCTCGGCAAGCGCGAGCCTTCCATCTACGGAACGACCACCCTCGACGACATCCACAAAGCCGTCGAGGAGGTCGCGCGGAGCGAGGGTGTCGACGTCGCCTTCCTTCAGTCGAACCACGAAGGCGAGCTCGTGACCGCGATCGGCCGCGCCGCAGACGAGGGCTTCGACGGCATCGTCATGAACGGGGCCGGCCTCACCCACACCTCGGTCGTGCTGCACGACGCCATCCGCGCGAGTGGCCTACCCGTGGTCGAGGTGCACATCACGAACACCGCGGCGCGCGAGCCATTCCGTCACCACTCGATCACGGCCGGCGCGTGTCTCGGCACGGTCGCGGGCTTCGGCCCTGCGTCGTACGTCCTCGGTTTGCTGGGGCTCGTGTATCACCTGCAGCACCGAGGCCGCTGA
- a CDS encoding FAD-dependent oxidoreductase has translation MQDGLQVDFSSWVNATSEPSDLALGEPGFEYADLFDAGRLAELTGRFYAYFEAADPTGYARFSSYRACQGSGMSAEEISEALLAGAPHLSRFVARLFGVEREVEALAAGAEERSPLWAFKKDFAKKRLFKPGAGKAWKGTAVEAAHAARRALAAVGAESSRLECGSEAEELAVARATIALVEIDEVARKAAKSGGASWTPELHEKAAKVRAAIVADPMLSQVAAAAVSVAGDAPTDAEDGVVVAFALDAVEAWLAARRADHHDPARRWSSLKAPHNLDHNQLVQLRRADEKLPELFVGPEHERRHRDGFALTDRRGTAREVESEVDYCLYCHDRDKDSCSKGLRDNKTGAIKPNPIGVALNGCPLHEKISEMHVMRRAGDSIASLALVCIDNPMLPGTGHRICNDCMKACVYQKQEPVNIPQIETSVLTDVLGLPWGFEIYGLLSRWNPLNVKRPHPRPYIGKNVLVVGLGPAGYTLSHHLALEGFAVAAVDGLKIEPLPVELTGDATRPPRPVKDYKRLYTELDERILLGFGGVSEYGITVRWDKNFLTVLYVTLARHQNFRAYGGVRFGGTLDLDDAWKLGFDHVAIAAGAGRPTIIPLKNNVARGIRKASDFLMALQLTGAYKRSSLANLQVRLPAIVIGGGLTAIDTATELIAYYMIQAEKTDTRITKLIAERGEAAVMASFDEEEREFVLEQRAHAAQIREEREKAEREGRAPNLQKLLDAWGGVSLVYRKRVIDSPAYRLNHEEVAKSLEEGVRYIENMAPVEAVLDERGHVRAMIFERQKVDEAGKWTASGEMVELAARSVCVAAGTSPNVMYEKEKPGTFAFDKKKQYFQPHKAFVDESGKLKVEAVADPREGFFTSYSDGAHAVSFYGDNHPHYAGSVVKAMASAKDAYPHVVSLFAKDIERLAEEPQATRDERRRALFASLDDDLKAVVVKVERLTPTIIDVVVRAPAAARKFEPGQFYRLQNYEASSKVVDDTRLAMEGIALTGAWVDKEKGLLSLVALEMGTSTRLLSSLRVGEEVVVMGPTGTPTEIPTGETVLLAGGGLGNAVLFSIAKALKACGANVVYFAGYKNGEDLFKQEEIEAATDQVVWCTDAGAEIAPRRPVDRHFRGNIVQAMKAYAEGALGGEMFKLAQVSRIIAIGSDRMMNAVREARHGVLARHLNPKHVGIVSINSPMQCMMKEVCAQCLQRWVDPETGKEQFVFTCYNQDQPIDRVDFKNLSARLRANSAQEKITNMWLDRILAKKPDLRRV, from the coding sequence ATGCAAGACGGTCTGCAAGTCGACTTCTCCTCCTGGGTGAACGCCACCTCCGAGCCCTCCGACCTCGCCCTCGGCGAGCCAGGGTTCGAGTACGCCGATCTCTTCGACGCCGGCCGGTTGGCCGAGCTCACGGGGCGGTTTTACGCGTACTTCGAGGCCGCGGATCCCACGGGGTACGCGCGGTTCTCGAGCTACCGCGCGTGCCAGGGGAGCGGCATGAGCGCCGAGGAGATCTCGGAGGCCTTGCTCGCCGGCGCGCCGCACCTGTCGCGGTTCGTCGCGCGCCTCTTCGGCGTGGAGCGTGAAGTGGAGGCCCTCGCCGCGGGCGCCGAGGAGCGCTCGCCGCTCTGGGCCTTCAAGAAGGATTTCGCGAAGAAGCGCCTCTTCAAGCCCGGCGCGGGCAAGGCGTGGAAAGGCACGGCCGTCGAGGCTGCGCACGCGGCGCGGCGCGCGCTCGCCGCGGTCGGCGCGGAGTCGAGCCGGCTCGAGTGTGGCTCCGAGGCGGAGGAGCTCGCGGTCGCGCGGGCGACGATCGCGCTCGTCGAGATCGACGAGGTCGCGCGCAAGGCGGCGAAGTCCGGCGGCGCCTCGTGGACGCCGGAGCTGCACGAGAAGGCGGCGAAGGTGCGGGCCGCGATCGTCGCGGATCCGATGCTCTCGCAGGTCGCCGCGGCGGCCGTTTCCGTCGCGGGGGATGCGCCCACCGACGCGGAGGACGGCGTCGTCGTCGCGTTTGCGCTCGACGCGGTGGAGGCTTGGCTCGCGGCGCGGCGCGCCGATCATCACGACCCGGCGCGGCGCTGGTCCTCGCTCAAGGCGCCGCACAACCTCGATCACAACCAGCTCGTCCAGCTCCGCCGCGCCGACGAGAAGCTGCCCGAGCTCTTCGTCGGCCCCGAGCACGAGCGCCGCCATCGCGACGGCTTCGCGCTCACCGATCGGCGCGGCACCGCGCGCGAGGTCGAGAGCGAGGTCGACTACTGCCTCTACTGCCACGACCGCGACAAGGACTCGTGCTCGAAGGGCCTGCGCGACAACAAGACCGGCGCGATCAAGCCGAACCCGATCGGCGTGGCGCTGAACGGCTGCCCGCTGCACGAGAAGATCAGCGAGATGCACGTGATGCGTCGGGCGGGCGACTCGATCGCCTCGCTCGCGCTCGTCTGCATCGACAACCCGATGCTGCCCGGCACCGGTCACCGCATCTGCAACGACTGCATGAAGGCGTGCGTCTACCAGAAGCAGGAGCCGGTCAACATCCCGCAGATCGAGACGAGCGTGCTCACGGACGTGCTCGGTTTGCCCTGGGGCTTCGAGATCTACGGCCTGCTCTCGCGCTGGAACCCGCTCAACGTGAAGCGGCCGCACCCGCGCCCGTACATCGGCAAGAACGTGCTCGTCGTGGGCCTCGGGCCCGCGGGGTACACGCTCTCGCACCACCTGGCGCTCGAAGGATTTGCCGTCGCGGCCGTCGACGGGCTCAAGATCGAGCCGCTCCCGGTCGAGCTCACGGGTGACGCGACGCGGCCGCCGCGGCCCGTGAAGGACTACAAAAGACTCTACACGGAGCTCGACGAGCGCATCCTGCTCGGGTTCGGCGGCGTGAGCGAGTACGGCATCACGGTTCGCTGGGACAAGAACTTCCTCACGGTCCTCTACGTCACGCTCGCGCGGCACCAGAACTTCCGCGCCTACGGCGGCGTGCGGTTCGGCGGCACGCTCGATCTCGACGACGCGTGGAAACTCGGCTTCGACCACGTCGCGATCGCAGCGGGCGCGGGGCGGCCGACGATCATCCCGCTCAAGAACAACGTCGCGCGTGGTATCCGCAAGGCGAGCGACTTCCTCATGGCCCTGCAGCTCACGGGCGCTTACAAGCGCTCGTCGCTGGCGAACCTGCAGGTGCGCCTGCCGGCGATCGTGATCGGCGGCGGCCTCACGGCGATCGACACCGCGACCGAGCTCATCGCCTACTACATGATCCAGGCGGAGAAGACCGACACGCGTATCACGAAGCTCATCGCCGAGCGCGGCGAGGCCGCGGTGATGGCGTCCTTCGACGAGGAGGAGCGCGAGTTCGTCCTGGAGCAACGCGCGCACGCGGCGCAGATCCGCGAGGAGCGCGAGAAGGCCGAGCGCGAGGGGCGCGCGCCGAACCTGCAGAAGCTGCTCGACGCGTGGGGCGGCGTCTCGCTCGTGTACCGCAAGCGCGTGATCGACTCGCCGGCCTACCGCTTGAACCACGAAGAGGTGGCGAAGTCGCTCGAGGAGGGCGTGCGGTACATCGAGAACATGGCGCCGGTCGAGGCGGTCCTCGACGAGCGCGGCCACGTGCGCGCCATGATCTTCGAGCGCCAGAAGGTCGACGAGGCCGGCAAGTGGACGGCGAGCGGCGAGATGGTGGAGCTCGCGGCGCGCAGCGTGTGTGTCGCGGCGGGCACGAGCCCGAACGTGATGTACGAGAAGGAAAAACCCGGCACCTTCGCCTTCGACAAGAAGAAGCAGTACTTCCAGCCGCACAAGGCGTTCGTCGACGAGTCGGGCAAGCTGAAGGTCGAGGCCGTCGCGGATCCGCGCGAGGGCTTCTTCACGAGCTACAGCGACGGCGCGCACGCGGTGAGCTTCTACGGCGACAACCACCCGCACTACGCCGGCAGCGTGGTCAAGGCGATGGCGAGCGCGAAGGACGCCTACCCGCACGTGGTCTCGCTCTTCGCGAAGGACATCGAGCGCCTCGCCGAGGAGCCGCAGGCCACGCGCGACGAGCGGCGGCGCGCGCTCTTCGCGTCGCTCGACGACGACCTCAAGGCCGTGGTGGTGAAGGTCGAGCGCTTGACGCCGACGATCATCGACGTGGTCGTGCGCGCGCCCGCCGCGGCGCGGAAGTTCGAGCCGGGCCAGTTCTATCGGCTGCAGAACTACGAGGCCTCCTCGAAGGTCGTCGACGACACGCGCCTCGCGATGGAGGGCATCGCGCTCACGGGCGCGTGGGTCGACAAGGAGAAGGGCCTGCTCTCGCTCGTCGCGCTGGAGATGGGCACCTCGACGCGCCTGCTCTCTTCGCTCCGCGTGGGCGAGGAGGTCGTCGTCATGGGCCCGACCGGCACGCCGACCGAGATCCCCACGGGCGAGACCGTGCTGCTCGCGGGCGGCGGCCTCGGCAATGCGGTGCTCTTCTCCATCGCGAAGGCGCTCAAGGCGTGCGGCGCGAACGTCGTGTACTTCGCGGGCTACAAGAACGGCGAGGATCTCTTCAAGCAGGAGGAGATCGAGGCCGCGACGGATCAGGTCGTGTGGTGCACGGACGCCGGCGCGGAGATCGCCCCGCGCAGGCCCGTGGATCGGCACTTCCGCGGCAACATCGTGCAGGCGATGAAGGCCTACGCCGAGGGCGCGCTCGGCGGCGAGATGTTCAAGCTCGCGCAGGTGAGCCGCATCATCGCCATCGGCTCCGATCGCATGATGAACGCGGTGCGCGAGGCGCGGCACGGCGTGCTCGCGCGGCACCTGAACCCGAAGCACGTGGGCATCGTGAGCATCAACTCGCCGATGCAGTGCATGATGAAAGAGGTCTGCGCGCAGTGCCTGCAGCGCTGGGTGGATCCGGAGACGGGCAAGGAGCAGTTCGTCTTCACCTGCTACAACCAGGACCAACCCATCGATCGCGTCGACTTCAAGAACCTCTCGGCGCGCCTCCGCGCGAACAGCGCGCAGGAGAAGATCACGAACATGTGGCTCGATCGGATTCTCGCGAAGAAGCCCGATCTCCGGCGGGTCTAG
- the nth gene encoding endonuclease III translates to MTATNQARARAQDTFRRLRLIHTDAHCELDHVNPFQLLVATVLSAQTTDVLVNQITPKLFARWPDARSLAAAPVAEVSAVLRERLGMFNQKGKNIVGLAKKLAEKHGGEVPRTLAELVELPGVGRKTANVVLGVAFGRPEGVVVDTHVQRLAQRLGWTTETKPEKIEPALCALFPPEDWNMVSLVLIFHGRRVCFAKKPACAACGVNDACPSAFAAENVGRKPPKKRPAVVIEAPKKKATAKKVATKKAATKKAATKKAAAKGKGSRKG, encoded by the coding sequence ATGACCGCGACGAACCAGGCCCGAGCGCGCGCGCAGGACACCTTCAGGCGTCTGCGCCTGATCCACACCGACGCACACTGCGAGCTCGACCATGTGAACCCGTTCCAGCTCCTCGTCGCCACCGTGCTCAGCGCGCAGACGACGGACGTGCTCGTCAATCAGATCACGCCGAAGCTGTTCGCCCGCTGGCCCGACGCGAGATCACTCGCGGCGGCGCCGGTCGCCGAGGTCTCGGCGGTGCTGCGCGAGCGGCTCGGGATGTTCAACCAGAAGGGGAAAAACATCGTCGGGCTCGCGAAGAAGCTCGCGGAGAAGCACGGCGGCGAGGTGCCGCGGACACTCGCCGAGCTCGTGGAGCTGCCCGGCGTGGGGCGAAAAACGGCGAACGTGGTGCTCGGCGTCGCGTTTGGCAGGCCCGAGGGCGTCGTCGTGGACACGCACGTGCAGCGGCTCGCGCAGCGGCTCGGCTGGACCACGGAGACGAAGCCCGAGAAGATCGAGCCGGCGCTCTGCGCGCTCTTCCCGCCCGAAGACTGGAACATGGTGTCGCTCGTCTTGATCTTTCACGGGCGAAGGGTGTGCTTCGCGAAGAAGCCCGCGTGCGCCGCGTGCGGGGTGAACGACGCCTGTCCGAGCGCGTTCGCCGCGGAGAACGTGGGGCGCAAGCCGCCGAAGAAGCGGCCGGCCGTGGTCATCGAGGCGCCGAAGAAGAAGGCGACGGCGAAGAAGGTCGCGACGAAGAAGGCGGCCACGAAGAAGGCGGCCACGAAGAAGGCCGCGGCGAAAGGGAAGGGGAGCCGGAAGGGTTAA
- the accC gene encoding acetyl-CoA carboxylase biotin carboxylase subunit has protein sequence MFGKILIANRGEIAMRVVRACRTLGIRTVAIHSDVDASAPHVRFADEAVCVGPADPRRSYLNIPQIIAAAEITGAEAVHPGYGFLSENAEFAELCRRCGLTFIGPTPAAMRLWGDKVRAREAAKRFGLPLLPGTTVLRDAEDAAVQAAQIGYPVILKAAGGGGGRGMRVVRDDSEIRRAFETATSEAQAGFKNPDVYLEKFVEEPRHIELQVLGDNHGHIFTFGERECSLQRRHQKVIEEAPSPAMTPDKRAELSAACTRALVETGYTSLGTLEFLMDEQGHLYFMEMNTRVQVEHPVTEMVTGIDLVENQIRAAAGEALTLPSGRALGLRGHAMECRINAEDPRTFVPWPGLITEYLPPGGGGVRVDSGVYGGFRVPNSYDPMLAKVITHGATRAEAIARMRAALDEFIIGGIRTNIPLHQALLRDPDVVAGKMSTRTIERLRF, from the coding sequence TTGTTCGGCAAGATCCTCATCGCCAACCGCGGCGAGATCGCGATGCGCGTCGTGCGGGCGTGCCGCACCCTCGGCATCCGTACGGTTGCCATCCACTCGGACGTCGACGCGAGCGCGCCGCACGTGCGCTTCGCCGACGAGGCCGTGTGCGTGGGTCCGGCCGATCCGCGGCGCAGCTACCTCAACATCCCGCAGATCATCGCCGCGGCCGAGATCACGGGCGCCGAGGCGGTCCACCCGGGCTACGGGTTCCTCTCGGAGAACGCCGAGTTCGCCGAGCTCTGCCGGCGCTGCGGCCTGACCTTCATCGGCCCCACGCCCGCGGCGATGCGCCTCTGGGGCGACAAGGTCCGCGCGCGGGAAGCTGCGAAGCGGTTCGGCCTGCCGCTCCTCCCGGGCACGACCGTGCTGCGTGACGCCGAGGACGCCGCGGTGCAGGCCGCGCAGATCGGCTACCCCGTGATCCTCAAGGCCGCGGGCGGCGGCGGCGGTCGCGGCATGCGGGTCGTGCGTGACGACAGCGAGATCCGGCGCGCGTTCGAGACGGCGACGAGCGAGGCGCAGGCGGGCTTCAAGAACCCGGACGTCTACCTCGAGAAGTTCGTCGAGGAGCCGCGGCACATCGAGCTGCAGGTGCTCGGCGACAACCACGGCCACATCTTCACGTTCGGCGAGCGCGAGTGCTCCCTGCAGCGGCGGCACCAGAAGGTCATCGAGGAGGCGCCGAGCCCGGCCATGACCCCGGACAAACGCGCCGAGCTCTCCGCGGCCTGCACCCGCGCGCTCGTCGAGACGGGTTACACCTCGCTCGGGACGCTCGAGTTCCTGATGGATGAGCAGGGCCATCTCTACTTCATGGAGATGAACACCCGCGTGCAGGTCGAGCATCCGGTCACGGAGATGGTGACGGGCATCGATCTCGTGGAGAACCAGATCCGCGCCGCCGCGGGGGAGGCGCTCACGCTCCCGAGCGGGCGCGCGCTCGGCCTGCGCGGGCACGCCATGGAATGCCGGATCAACGCGGAAGATCCGCGCACGTTCGTCCCCTGGCCCGGCCTCATCACCGAGTACCTGCCGCCCGGCGGCGGCGGCGTGCGCGTCGACTCGGGCGTCTACGGCGGCTTCCGCGTGCCGAACAGCTACGACCCCATGCTCGCGAAGGTGATCACGCACGGCGCCACGCGCGCGGAAGCGATCGCTCGCATGCGCGCTGCGCTCGACGAGTTCATCATCGGCGGCATCCGCACGAACATCCCGCTGCACCAGGCTCTCCTCCGGGATCCGGACGTGGTCGCCGGCAAGATGTCTACCCGCACGATCGAACGACTACGGTTCTAG
- the meaB gene encoding methylmalonyl Co-A mutase-associated GTPase MeaB has protein sequence MHPLAEKVLARDMRGTARACRLADDRAGDYLTILKDLFPHTGRAWTIGVTGNPGAGKSTLTDRLIAVLRKQGKRVAVVAIDPTSPFSGGAILGDRIRMQAHFSDPDVFIRSLATRGALGGLSRSAADVIRVLDAWGADVILVETVGVGQDELEITRTADTTLVVMAPGLGDDVQAIKAGLLECADVFAVNKADREGADAAVRDLELMIALGGEVVKAGVHSRGHAAGALDIQKQVVRHDANKWIPPVTRTVSTRDEGVAALVTQLEAHHAWLTGTEAGAARRFERLREAMRTQLREALLEAAMAELGGALDEAAQAVAHRQTDPYTAAERLVTAFRGR, from the coding sequence GTGCATCCGCTCGCCGAGAAGGTGCTCGCCCGGGACATGCGGGGCACGGCCCGGGCCTGCCGTCTGGCCGACGATCGCGCCGGCGACTACCTCACGATCCTGAAGGATCTCTTCCCGCACACGGGCCGCGCTTGGACCATCGGCGTCACGGGCAACCCCGGCGCGGGAAAGAGCACGCTGACGGATCGGCTCATCGCGGTCTTGCGCAAGCAAGGCAAGCGCGTCGCCGTCGTTGCGATCGATCCGACGAGCCCCTTCTCCGGCGGCGCGATCCTCGGCGATCGCATCCGGATGCAGGCACATTTCAGCGATCCCGACGTGTTCATCCGCTCGCTCGCGACGCGCGGCGCGCTCGGCGGTTTGTCTCGCTCTGCCGCGGACGTGATCCGCGTGCTCGACGCGTGGGGCGCGGACGTGATCCTCGTCGAGACCGTGGGCGTCGGGCAGGACGAGCTCGAGATCACGCGCACCGCGGACACGACGCTCGTGGTGATGGCCCCGGGCCTCGGCGACGACGTGCAGGCCATCAAGGCAGGCCTGCTCGAATGCGCAGACGTCTTCGCCGTGAACAAGGCGGATCGCGAGGGCGCAGACGCCGCGGTGCGAGACCTCGAGCTGATGATCGCGCTCGGTGGTGAGGTCGTGAAGGCAGGCGTGCACAGCCGAGGACACGCGGCCGGCGCGCTCGACATCCAGAAACAGGTGGTGCGGCACGACGCGAACAAGTGGATCCCGCCCGTGACGCGCACCGTGTCGACGCGAGACGAAGGCGTGGCCGCGCTCGTGACGCAGCTCGAAGCGCATCACGCGTGGCTCACGGGCACGGAGGCCGGCGCGGCGCGGCGGTTCGAGCGGCTGCGCGAGGCGATGCGCACGCAGCTCCGCGAGGCGCTGCTCGAAGCGGCCATGGCCGAGCTCGGCGGCGCGCTCGACGAGGCCGCGCAGGCCGTGGCGCATCGGCAGACCGATCCGTACACGGCGGCCGAGCGGCTCGTCACGGCCTTCCGCGGCCGTTAA